The window GGTTGATCCGGTCACGCGCATCGAAGGACACATGCGCTGTGAAGTCAACCTCGATTCGAACAATGTGATCCGCAATGCCGTCTCGACCGGCACCATGTGGCGCGGTCTGGAAGTTATTCTGAAGGGGCGAGACCCGCGCGATGCCTGGGCGTTCGTCGAACGTATTTGCGGCGTGTGTACGGGCTGTCATGCGCTCGCTTCGGTGCGGGCCGTCGAAGACGCGCTCGGCATCAGCGTGCCGAAGAATGCCTATCTGATCCGCTCGATCATGGCCAAGACGCTGCAGGTGCACGATCACGCCGTGCATTTCTATCACCTGCACGCCCTCGACTGGGTCGATGTACTGGCCGCGCTCAATGCGGATCCGAAGCGTACCTCGGAGCTGCAGCAACTGGTGTCTCCGGAGCATCCACTGTCATCACCGGGCTACTTCCGCGATATCCAGAACCGGCTCAAGCGCTTTGTCGAGAGCGGTCAGCTCGGCCCGTTCAGCAACGCGTACTGGGGCTCCAAGGCCTATGTCCTGCCGCCCGAGGCGAACCTGATGGCGGTCACGCATTATCTCGAGGCGCTCGATCTGCAAAAGGAGTGGGTCAAGATCCATACGATCTTCGGCGGCAAGAATCCGCACCCGAACTATCTTGTGGGCGGCGTGCCGTGTGCGATCAACCTGGACGGCGATCTGGCCGCGGGTGCGCCGATCAACATGGAGCGGCTCAATTTCGTCAAGGCACGCATCGACGAGATCATCGAGTTCAACAAGAACGTTTATGTACCAGACGTGCTTGCGATCGGCACGCTGTACAAGCAGGCGGGCTGGCTTTACGGCGGTGGCCTGTCGGCGACCAACGTGATGGACTATGGCGACTATGCCAAGGTGGCGGGCGACAAGCGCACCGATCAACTGCCCGGCGGCGCGATCCTGAACGGCAATTGGGACGAGGTGCTGCCGGTCGATCCGCGCGATCCGGAGCAGGTACAGGAATTCGTTGCGCACAGCTGGTATCAGTACGCAGACGAATCGCGCGGCCTGCATCCGTGGGACGGCGTGACGGAGCCGAACTACGTGCTCGGCGCGCATACCCAGGGTACCCGGACGCAAATCGAGCGTATCGACGAGAGCGAGAAATACTCGTGGATCAAGTCGCCGCGCTGGCGCGGCCACGCGATGGAAGTCGGTCCGCTGTCGCGCTACATCCTGTCGTACGCGCATGCCAAGGCGGGCAATCAGTATTGCCTGCGGCCGAAGGAGCAGCTTGAATACTCGGTGGAAATGATCAACTCGGCGCTACCGAAGGCGCTCGCTCTGCCTACCACCGATCTGGATCTCAAGACGCTGTTGCCGACCACCATCGGCCGCACGCTGGCACGTGCACTCGAAGGCCAGTACGCCGGCGAAATGATGGCCGACGACTACAACGACCTGATCGACAATCTGCGCGGCGGGGATCTCGCGACCGCGAATGTCGACAAGTGGGATCCGTCGACCTGGCCGAGCGAGGCCAAGGGTGTGGGCGTGGTGGCCGCACCGCGTGGCGCGCTCGGGCACTGGATTCACATCAAGGATGGCCGTATCGAGAATTACCAGTGCGTCGTGCCGACCACGTGGAACGGCAGCCCGCGCGATCCGAGCGGTCAGATCGGCGCATTCGAGGCATCGCTGCTTAATACGCCGATGGTCAATCCGGAACAGCCGGTAGAGATCCTGCGTACGCTGCATTCGTTCGATCCGTGTCTCGCCTGTTCGACCCACGTGATGAGCGAGGACGGCCGCGATCTCGCCACGGTCAAGGTCCGATAGGCACGGTGTGAACGGTTACGGTCCGATGTCCGGTCGAGCATTCAGGGTGCCGCGCCCGACCGGATCCGTCCGACGGGCGTCGGTATATTGACGTCACGGCGTTACATTCAGGAGACGAAGACATGACAACACCTGTCCCGGCAGGTCACGGCGCCAATCAGGCGCGGCAGGATGGCGGCCCCGCAGAGGCGGTCACGGCTGTGTATGTGTACCAGGCGCCGGTCCGGATCTGGCACTGGATCAATGCTGCCGCCATCGTGGTGCTTGCCGTAACCGGATACTTCATCGGTTCACCGATCGCGACCAGACCGGGCGAGGCGAGTGCCAATTTCATGATGGGCTATATCCGCTTCGCGCACTTCTCGGCGGCATATATCTTCACTATCGGCATGCTCGGGCGCGTGTACTGGGCGTTTGTCGGCAACAAGCATGCGCGCGAGCTGTTTCACGTACCGATCTTCACGCGCGCCTACTGGAGCGATCTTGCCTCGATGCTGCGCTGGTACGGCTTCATCTCGAAGCGTCCGAACCGCTATACCGGACACAATCCGCTCGCGCGTTTCGCGATGTTCTTCATCTTCGTGCTCAGTTCGTTCTTTATGATCCTGACCGGCTTCGCACTGTACAGCGAAGGCGCCCAGGCGGGCTCGTGGGAGGACCATCTGTTCGGTTGGGTCATCCCGCTGTTCGGCCAGCCGCAGGATGTGCATACCTGGCATCACCTCGGGATGTGGGTGATCATCGTATTCGTGATCCTGCACGTCTACGCGGCGATCCGCGAAGACATCATGGGGCGGCAGAGTGTCGTCAGCACGATAGTTTCCGGCTATCGGACCCTCAAGGACTAATCGGCAGGGACGTCATGCATAGCCAGCCATTCGTGAATCCGCGACCGCAACCGACCGAGGCAGCGGGACCGATCATCGTGCTCGGTATCGGTAACGTATTGTGGGCCGATGAAGGCTTCGGGGTCCGTTGTGTCGAGCTGCTGCAACAGCGTTACGCGTTCGCCCCGCATGTGCAGCTGGTCGACGGCGGAACGCAGGGGCTTTATCTGATCTCGTACGTGCAGTCGGCCGAACGACTGCTGATTCTCGATGCGATCGATTATGGTCTGGCACCCGGCACGCTGAGGATCATCGAGGACGAGGAAGTACCGAAATTCCTCGGCGCGAAGAAGATGAGCCTCCATCAAACCGGTTTCCAGGAAGTGCTGCAACTGGCCGAGCTGACCGGCCACTACCCGCAGCGCGTGGTGCTCGTCGGCTGTCAGCCCGAGGAGCTCGACGATTACGGCGGCAGTCTGCGTCCGGCCGTGAAGGCTGCGCTGGAGCCCGCCATCGAACGTGCCTGCGAGGTCCTGTGCGAGTGGGGCGCGGAACCGGTGCCGCGTTCGGGCACGCTCGCTCCGGATGAGGCCGTGACCACCGAGCATCTCGCGATCACGCGTTACGAGGCGGAACGCCCGACCGAGCAGGATGCTTGCCGGACCGGCGACGCGCGTTTCTTCTCTCATCACGGTTAAAGGGCATTCAATGTGTATCGGCATTCCGATGCGTGTGCTGGCGGTCGAGCCCGGTAACGCGTTATGTCTCGGGCGCGGCGGACAGCGGCGCATCTCGACCATCCTCGTCGGCGAGTGCCGCGCGGGGGACTGGTTGCTGGTATTTCTCGACTCGGCGCGCGAACGTATCGATGCCGCACGTGCGGCGGAGATAGACGCAACGCTCGATTTGCTGCAGGCCGCGCTGACCGATCAGCCGGCAGCGGCGGGCGAAGCCGCGTTTTCATTGCCATCGGCCATGACGGCCGAGCAACTCGCGGCGCTGGTCGGCCGATGAACCTTCAGCCCATGAGGAGTGGTTGATGCAAAACGAAACGGCGATCTTTGCCGCCCCGCTGCCGGTTGCATCAGGTGCCGTGCCGCCGCTCATAGCCCGTTTGCTCGACCAGTTCGAGGCGCAATGGGTGGACCCGGCTTCGATTGACTCCTGGCTGGCCGCCGAGGGCTTCGGCGTGTTGCTGATTGCCGGCGACCCGGTACGCTTTCCAGAGTCGCTCGATGTCGCCGTGGTGCTGCCCGAGTTGCGGGCCGCCTGCGGTCAGCAGTTTCGGATCGGCATCGTGCGTGCCGAGCACGAGGAGGCACTCGCGGCGCGCTTCGGCGCGCGGCGCCGCCCGACGCTGGTCTGCGTGCGCGACGGCGGCTACCTCGGGGAGCTGGCCGGCATGCTCGACTGGGACGATTACGTGAGTCAGCTCACGGCGATCTTCGAACGTCCTGCTTCGCGGCCGCCGTCGGTCGGGATTCCGGTGGTGACGGTGAATGGCGGCTCCGGCTGTCATTGAGCGGCAATTGAGCGGTATTCCTGGGAACGCATCAAGATGAATCCATTTCCGATTCCGGTCGTCGCGCTGGGCCCCGGCTCGCAGATCGAGGACGACACACTCGATTACATGCATATGCCTCGGGGCATGAATACCTTCCGGCCGCCCGTGCTGCCCGACGCCGAGAATCTTGCCGGTCATACGCCGACCAAGGTCGTGCTGCACGCGATTCTCGATGCGTTGGCCGAGACCGTTGCGGACGCACGGAACCGGTTGATCGACCTCTCGAGACTCGCCTCGGACGATCATCGGTTGCTCAACCAGATACTGGGCGAGGGCGAAGTGGGTGCGAGGGTCGAGGGCGAGTACGAGGCTCTGATCCAGGAGTCTGTTTTCGCCGGGGTGTGGCACGTCGTGACGCGTACAGCGGATTATATCGAGGTCGGCGATGCGCCCGGCGTGCTGGTCAAGGCGGCACGGCACGAGGCGCAGGAACTGCGCATGCCGGAATCGATTCCCGACGAAGTGATGAATGCGCCGTCGATACTCACGGAACTACACGATCAGGTAAACGTGTGGCAACCTGGTGCGTTGCCACACGTGGTGAATCTGACGCTTCTGCCCCTGTCCGGACGCGACGTGGATTTTCTCGACAGCACGCTGGGCCAGGGCGATGTAACGGTACTGTCGCGCGGCTACGGAAACTGCCGGATCAGCGCAACCCGCACGCGTTGCTGCTGGCGCGTGGTTTACTTCAATTCCGAAGATGCGATGATTCTGAACACGATCGAGGTCACGGATCTGCCGGAAGTCGTGCGCGCGGCACCTGACGATTTGCGCGACTCGCACGAGCGGCTCGTCGAGGTGCTGAGCTGGGTGGAGCAGGCATGAGCGGATCCATTCCGAGCGGCTTCGAAGGCAGCTACCGCGGCGATCTCGAGCGCCTGCCGGAGACCACGAAGCTCGAGTGCAAGATCTGCTGGTGGGTTTACGATCCGGCAGTGGGCGATCCGGTCTGGCAGATTCCGCCCGGCGTGCCGTTCTCGGCGCTCCCGCCGCATTGGCGCTGTCCGAATTGCGATGGCGACGCCGATCAGTTCATGGTGCTGCGCTAGCGGTGGTACGGGAGGAGATCATGCAAGGCATGTCTATGCAGAGGGCCGGCGGCGATGCGGCAGACCCGCAACTCGCCGCCCGTGTCGCTGTGCTCGAACACGCCTTCACGACGATCGCCCACGAGCGGATGGCGGGCTTGCCAGTGCTGAATCCGAATCTTTCGGTCGAGGCCATCGGCTTCGAACGCGTGGCCGGCGCAGCCGACGAGGCAGGTCATGCTCTGGGCATACTCGCTACGCCGTGGTTCATGAGTCTGGTCTGGCTGCCACTGTCGCCGTCGGTCGCCGGTCGCGCAGACGGCGGCGTGCCGGCGGTGTCTCCTGACCAGGTCGGTCCGCGGACCTTTGGCGAACACACATTCGACTTCATGCCGAACTGGCAATCCGGTCTCGGCGCGTTCGAGTCGTGTTCGCTGGTTTCGCCGATGGACGAGTTCGCGAGTCAAGCCGATGTGCGCGCGATAGCCGTCGAAATTCTGCGTGTTCTGCGCACGGCTCGGGACCGTCAGGATGTCTCGCCCCAACGAACGCCGGCACGTATGGCTGGTGCGCCGCTGGATCGGCGCCGCTTCCTGTTCGGCGGACTGAGTGCGGCCGAAGGGATCAAGACATGACGATGCAAAGCGCGCTGAGCGGCTCGCTCGCGATTTATCCCGGTTGTGTGCCGGCCATTTCGGGCCAGCGGCCGATGCTGGCCGAGCGCATCCTGTCGGGCAAGCCGGCCGGGTTCGCGCTGCGCCTGCTGCCGCAGTTGTATGCGCTATGCGGCGAGGCGCACAGGTTGTGTGCGACCTTGGCGGTGAACGCAGCGCTCGGTCTGTCCGACTCTGCAAGCGGCGAGCACGCCGAGCGGCTGGCCGATGAAACGGCACGCGAGCATATCCGGCGGATCTGGCTGGACTGGCCGATTCGCCTGTCGTCGTCGAGCGCCGTGATGGCGGCGGGATTCGGATTGAGCGAACTGGCGCGCTGTGCGCTGTTGAAGCCGGCAGGCACGCGCGACGAGGCGGCGGGGCACTGGGTCGAGGAATGCATGCTCGGTACGACAGTCGGAAACTGGCTCGCGGGCTGGCAGGACGATCCGGGCGGCTGGCTCGACGCATGGAGCCGGCGCAGCGATGTCTGGCCGGCCCGCTTGCTGGCCCGATGCCGGGAGCATGCGCAGCTGACCGGCGCGGCCCGGCCTTTGGCGGTGCATGCGGACCCCGTAGCGCTGCGCGAACTGGCTCGCGAGATCGAGGCATCCGCAAGCTTTGCAAGCGAGCCGGTCTGGAATCACGTCGCATGCGAAACCGGTTGTTGGACGAGACTCGGTACGAATGTTCGTGGCATCGTGTTCGATACGGCATGGTTGCGTCTTGGTGCGCGTATTGCCGAGCTGGCCGGCTTGATGGTGATGCCGCGTGATCCGGCACGGTCTGCGGAAGCGTTGCAATGCGGGGCACTGCGTATCGAGCCGGGGCAGGCACTAGGCTGGTGCGAGATGGCGCGCGGGCTGTTGCTGCACTGGGTTCGCGTGCGCGAGACGCAGCACGGGCCGGTTATCGACGGGTACCGGATCGTCGCGCCGACCGAATGGAATTTTCATCCGCGCGGGGCGCTCGCGCGCACGCTCGAGGGTCTTGGGCCCGTTGAGGGTGCCGTTGACCGGCAGCGCATCGGCGCGCTCGTCGCGGCTTACGATCCCTGTGTGGCCTACACGGTCGAATACGCTCACGATGTTCGGCAGGTGTGCGATGCATGAAGTAGGCCTAGCCGGTGGTATTCTCAGGGTGGTCGAACAGACCGCCGAGCGCGAGCGTTTCCGCCTTGTGGTGCAGCTGCGGCTTGAAGCGGGCCGGTTCTGCGCGGTCGATGTGCGCGCGCTGCGTTTCGCGCTTGAGGCGATCGCGCCGGGAACTCTGCTTGAAGGGGCCGAGATTCTGATCGACGAAGCCCCGGGTCGGGCGTGGTGCTGGACCTGCGAGATCGAGGTGGCGCTCATGCAGCGCGGCGACAGCTGTCCGAACTGCGGTGGCTATCGATTGCAGGCTCGGGCAGGTACGGAGTTACGCGTGATTGATATGCGGGTAGAAGATTAGTGCGCGCATCGAGCGCACTGGCGGGATCATTCGACAGGAGAGGGATATGTGTGTCGTATGCGGTTGCGGTACGGGGGCGCAAGGCGCCGGGCAGGCTGTTGACACTGTAGGCGAAAGCGGGCATGAGCATGGGTCGGACCTTCTGCATTTCGGTCAGGGACCCGCCCGCGTGTCGGTGCCCGGCATGAGCCAGGAGCGGGCGATCCGGGTCGAGCAGGATGTGCTCGGCGAGAACAATCGTTATGCCTCGGCCAACCGCCGGCATTTCGAGGCACATGGCGTGATGGCCTTGAATCTTGTGTCGAGTCCGGGTGCGGGCAAGACCACCTTGCTGTGCACGACGATCGAGGCCCTGCGGCGCCGCACGGATCTGGCAGTCGCCGTGATCGAAGGCGATCAGCAGACAAGTCTGGACGCGCAGCGGATCCGTGACTCGGGCGCGCCGGCGATTCAGGTCAATACCGGCAAGGGGTGTCATCTGGATGCGCAGATGGTGGCCGAGGCATTCGACAGACTGCCGCTGCATGCGGGTGCCCATGACGCGCATCATCACAATCATCATGACGGTGGTCACAACCATAGCCACAGCCACGAACATCACCCTCACGCGGATCATGATCATGGCAGCGTGTTGTTTATCGAAAACGTCGGGAATCTAGTGTGTCCTGCGATGTGGGATCTCGGCGAAGCGGCAAAGGTTGTGATCCTGTCGGTGACCGAGGGCGAGGACAAGCCGCTGAAGTACCCCGACATGTTCGCGGCGGCGCGCCTGATGATCCTGAACAAGACGGATCTGCTGCCGCATGTGCGCTTCGACGTCGAGCGCTGCCTCGACTACGCGCGACGCGTGAATCCCGAACTCGAAGTACTGCAGCTGTCGGCCCAGACCGGCGAGGGGCTCGATGCATGGGTCGACTGGATCGTGGCCGTGCACGCCGGTATACAAGGGAACGACGCCGACGTCGCAGCGCGCTTGCGTGCCGAGCGTATCGCGGCGCTCGAACATGAACTCGCGCATTTGCGCGAACAGGGCGATGCACAGCGGAGTCCGTCATGTGCCTAGCCCTGCCTGCACGGGTACTCGAACTGCAGCCGGGCGAACAGGGTGTGGTCGAACTGAACGGGGTGCGCAAGACCGTGTCGCTGGGACTTGTGCCCGATACCCGGCCCGGCGATTACGTGATCGTGCATGTCGGTTATGCGATCGGCAAGATCGATCCGGCCGAGGCCGAGCGCACGTTGCAGATGTTTGCCGAGATCGACGGGATCACCGAACCGGCCTCAGGGGCCGGCTCGGCAGGACTGGAATCTTCACGTCAGCCGAACCCAGCATGAAATATATCGACGAGTTCCGCGACGGCGAGATCGCGCAGCATATCGCGGCACAGATTCGCGCACATGCCGGTGCAAACCGGCAATACAGCTTCATGGAGTTTTGCGGCGGTCATACGCATGCGATCTCGCGCTATGGCATTGCCGGGCTGCTGCCCGATAACGTCAACATGATTCATGGCCCGGGTTGCCCGGTCTGCGTGCTGCCGGTCGGCCGAATCGACCTGGCATTGCAGCTCGCGCTCGAGCGCGACGTGATCCTCTGTACCTATGGCGATACGATGCGGGTGCCGGCGTCGGCCGGCATGTCCCTGAGCCGCGCCAAGGCGCTCGGTGCCGATATCCGCATGGTTTATTCGGCAGCAGATGCACTGAAGCTGGCCCGGCGCCATGCCGATCGCGAAGTTGTGTTCCTCGCGATCGGTTTCGAAACCACCACGCCCCCGACCGCGATAGTGATTCGCGATGCACGGGCGGCCGGCGTGACCAATTTCAGCGTGCTGTGCTGCCATGTCCTTACGCCATCGGCGATCACGCACATCGTCGAGTCGCCCGAAACGGGCGCGCTCGGCCTTGCGCCGCTCGACGGCTTCGTCGGTCCGGCGCACGTGAGTATCGTGATCGGTACCGCACCGTACGAACGCTTCGCGCACGAATACGCAAAACCGGTCGTGATCGCGGGCTTCGAGCCGCTCGACGTGATGCAGGCCATTCTGATGCTGATCAGGCAGGTCAACAGTGGCCGGGCCGAAGTCGAGAACCAATTCACCCGAGCCGTGACGCGTGACGGCAATCTGCATGCGCAGAACCTGATGTCCGAGGTTTTCGAATTGCGCGATTCCTTCGAATGGCGTGGCCTCGGCGAGGTTCCACACAGCGCATTGCGGATTCGCGCCGAATACGGCCAGTTCGATGCCGAACGGCGTTTCGATCTCAGCTATCGCCGGGTGCCCGACAACAAGGCCTGCGAATGCGGCGCGATCTTGCGCGGCGTGAAGAAGCCGGTCGACTGCAAGTTGTTTGGTACGGTCTGTACCCCGGAGAATCCGATGGGTTCGTGCATGGTGTCCAGCGAAGGCGCTTGCGCCGCACATTATTCGTTTGGCCGCTTCAGGGACATCCCGGTGGTGGTGGCATGAGCGACAAGCGTAACGATCGTCCCGGCGGCTATGTCCGGCCGCTGAATCTGAAGCAGGGCCGTGTCGAAATGGGGCATGGCGCGGGCGGGCGAGCTTCCGCGCAGCTGATCGAGGAGTTGTTTGTCGCGGCGTTCGATAACGACTGGTTACGACAAGGCAATGATCAGGCCGCATTCGGAGTGCCTGCGGGCGCGCGCATGGTGATGTCGACGGATGCGCATGTTGTGTCGCCACTGTTTTTCCCGGGCGGCGATATCGGCAGTCTGTCGGTGCACGGCACGATAAACGACGTGGCCATGTCCGGCGCGCAACCGCTGTACCTGGCCGCGAGCTTCATCATCGAGGAAGGCTTAGAGCTCGCCGAGCTCAAGCGTATCGTGCATTCGATGGCGGCCGCGGCGCGCGCGGCCGGCGTGCCAGTCATCACGGGCGATACCAAGGTTGTCGAGCAGGGCAAGGGCGACGGGGTGTTCATCACCACCACCGGGGTCGGTGTTGTGGCGCCCGACATCCACGTGGATGGTGCTGCTGCCCGGCCCGGCGACGCGATCATCGTGTCGGGCAGCATCGGCGAACATGGCATGGCGATCATGTCGAAGCGCGAATCGCTCGAATTCGACAGCGA of the Paraburkholderia aromaticivorans genome contains:
- a CDS encoding nickel-dependent hydrogenase large subunit, producing MPAYSTQGFNLDDSGRRIVVDPVTRIEGHMRCEVNLDSNNVIRNAVSTGTMWRGLEVILKGRDPRDAWAFVERICGVCTGCHALASVRAVEDALGISVPKNAYLIRSIMAKTLQVHDHAVHFYHLHALDWVDVLAALNADPKRTSELQQLVSPEHPLSSPGYFRDIQNRLKRFVESGQLGPFSNAYWGSKAYVLPPEANLMAVTHYLEALDLQKEWVKIHTIFGGKNPHPNYLVGGVPCAINLDGDLAAGAPINMERLNFVKARIDEIIEFNKNVYVPDVLAIGTLYKQAGWLYGGGLSATNVMDYGDYAKVAGDKRTDQLPGGAILNGNWDEVLPVDPRDPEQVQEFVAHSWYQYADESRGLHPWDGVTEPNYVLGAHTQGTRTQIERIDESEKYSWIKSPRWRGHAMEVGPLSRYILSYAHAKAGNQYCLRPKEQLEYSVEMINSALPKALALPTTDLDLKTLLPTTIGRTLARALEGQYAGEMMADDYNDLIDNLRGGDLATANVDKWDPSTWPSEAKGVGVVAAPRGALGHWIHIKDGRIENYQCVVPTTWNGSPRDPSGQIGAFEASLLNTPMVNPEQPVEILRTLHSFDPCLACSTHVMSEDGRDLATVKVR
- the cybH gene encoding Ni/Fe-hydrogenase, b-type cytochrome subunit; translation: MTTPVPAGHGANQARQDGGPAEAVTAVYVYQAPVRIWHWINAAAIVVLAVTGYFIGSPIATRPGEASANFMMGYIRFAHFSAAYIFTIGMLGRVYWAFVGNKHARELFHVPIFTRAYWSDLASMLRWYGFISKRPNRYTGHNPLARFAMFFIFVLSSFFMILTGFALYSEGAQAGSWEDHLFGWVIPLFGQPQDVHTWHHLGMWVIIVFVILHVYAAIREDIMGRQSVVSTIVSGYRTLKD
- a CDS encoding HyaD/HybD family hydrogenase maturation endopeptidase is translated as MHSQPFVNPRPQPTEAAGPIIVLGIGNVLWADEGFGVRCVELLQQRYAFAPHVQLVDGGTQGLYLISYVQSAERLLILDAIDYGLAPGTLRIIEDEEVPKFLGAKKMSLHQTGFQEVLQLAELTGHYPQRVVLVGCQPEELDDYGGSLRPAVKAALEPAIERACEVLCEWGAEPVPRSGTLAPDEAVTTEHLAITRYEAERPTEQDACRTGDARFFSHHG
- a CDS encoding HypC/HybG/HupF family hydrogenase formation chaperone, with translation MCIGIPMRVLAVEPGNALCLGRGGQRRISTILVGECRAGDWLLVFLDSARERIDAARAAEIDATLDLLQAALTDQPAAAGEAAFSLPSAMTAEQLAALVGR
- a CDS encoding hydrogenase gives rise to the protein MQNETAIFAAPLPVASGAVPPLIARLLDQFEAQWVDPASIDSWLAAEGFGVLLIAGDPVRFPESLDVAVVLPELRAACGQQFRIGIVRAEHEEALAARFGARRRPTLVCVRDGGYLGELAGMLDWDDYVSQLTAIFERPASRPPSVGIPVVTVNGGSGCH
- a CDS encoding hydrogenase expression/formation protein produces the protein MNPFPIPVVALGPGSQIEDDTLDYMHMPRGMNTFRPPVLPDAENLAGHTPTKVVLHAILDALAETVADARNRLIDLSRLASDDHRLLNQILGEGEVGARVEGEYEALIQESVFAGVWHVVTRTADYIEVGDAPGVLVKAARHEAQELRMPESIPDEVMNAPSILTELHDQVNVWQPGALPHVVNLTLLPLSGRDVDFLDSTLGQGDVTVLSRGYGNCRISATRTRCCWRVVYFNSEDAMILNTIEVTDLPEVVRAAPDDLRDSHERLVEVLSWVEQA
- a CDS encoding rubredoxin, whose translation is MSGSIPSGFEGSYRGDLERLPETTKLECKICWWVYDPAVGDPVWQIPPGVPFSALPPHWRCPNCDGDADQFMVLR
- the hybE gene encoding [NiFe]-hydrogenase assembly chaperone HybE, coding for MQGMSMQRAGGDAADPQLAARVAVLEHAFTTIAHERMAGLPVLNPNLSVEAIGFERVAGAADEAGHALGILATPWFMSLVWLPLSPSVAGRADGGVPAVSPDQVGPRTFGEHTFDFMPNWQSGLGAFESCSLVSPMDEFASQADVRAIAVEILRVLRTARDRQDVSPQRTPARMAGAPLDRRRFLFGGLSAAEGIKT
- a CDS encoding nickel-dependent hydrogenase large subunit, whose translation is MTMQSALSGSLAIYPGCVPAISGQRPMLAERILSGKPAGFALRLLPQLYALCGEAHRLCATLAVNAALGLSDSASGEHAERLADETAREHIRRIWLDWPIRLSSSSAVMAAGFGLSELARCALLKPAGTRDEAAGHWVEECMLGTTVGNWLAGWQDDPGGWLDAWSRRSDVWPARLLARCREHAQLTGAARPLAVHADPVALRELAREIEASASFASEPVWNHVACETGCWTRLGTNVRGIVFDTAWLRLGARIAELAGLMVMPRDPARSAEALQCGALRIEPGQALGWCEMARGLLLHWVRVRETQHGPVIDGYRIVAPTEWNFHPRGALARTLEGLGPVEGAVDRQRIGALVAAYDPCVAYTVEYAHDVRQVCDA
- a CDS encoding hydrogenase maturation nickel metallochaperone HypA produces the protein MHEVGLAGGILRVVEQTAERERFRLVVQLRLEAGRFCAVDVRALRFALEAIAPGTLLEGAEILIDEAPGRAWCWTCEIEVALMQRGDSCPNCGGYRLQARAGTELRVIDMRVED
- the hypB gene encoding hydrogenase nickel incorporation protein HypB: MCVVCGCGTGAQGAGQAVDTVGESGHEHGSDLLHFGQGPARVSVPGMSQERAIRVEQDVLGENNRYASANRRHFEAHGVMALNLVSSPGAGKTTLLCTTIEALRRRTDLAVAVIEGDQQTSLDAQRIRDSGAPAIQVNTGKGCHLDAQMVAEAFDRLPLHAGAHDAHHHNHHDGGHNHSHSHEHHPHADHDHGSVLFIENVGNLVCPAMWDLGEAAKVVILSVTEGEDKPLKYPDMFAAARLMILNKTDLLPHVRFDVERCLDYARRVNPELEVLQLSAQTGEGLDAWVDWIVAVHAGIQGNDADVAARLRAERIAALEHELAHLREQGDAQRSPSCA
- a CDS encoding HypC/HybG/HupF family hydrogenase formation chaperone, with translation MCLALPARVLELQPGEQGVVELNGVRKTVSLGLVPDTRPGDYVIVHVGYAIGKIDPAEAERTLQMFAEIDGITEPASGAGSAGLESSRQPNPA
- the hypD gene encoding hydrogenase formation protein HypD, with protein sequence MKYIDEFRDGEIAQHIAAQIRAHAGANRQYSFMEFCGGHTHAISRYGIAGLLPDNVNMIHGPGCPVCVLPVGRIDLALQLALERDVILCTYGDTMRVPASAGMSLSRAKALGADIRMVYSAADALKLARRHADREVVFLAIGFETTTPPTAIVIRDARAAGVTNFSVLCCHVLTPSAITHIVESPETGALGLAPLDGFVGPAHVSIVIGTAPYERFAHEYAKPVVIAGFEPLDVMQAILMLIRQVNSGRAEVENQFTRAVTRDGNLHAQNLMSEVFELRDSFEWRGLGEVPHSALRIRAEYGQFDAERRFDLSYRRVPDNKACECGAILRGVKKPVDCKLFGTVCTPENPMGSCMVSSEGACAAHYSFGRFRDIPVVVA
- the hypE gene encoding hydrogenase expression/formation protein HypE; translated protein: MGHGAGGRASAQLIEELFVAAFDNDWLRQGNDQAAFGVPAGARMVMSTDAHVVSPLFFPGGDIGSLSVHGTINDVAMSGAQPLYLAASFIIEEGLELAELKRIVHSMAAAARAAGVPVITGDTKVVEQGKGDGVFITTTGVGVVAPDIHVDGAAARPGDAIIVSGSIGEHGMAIMSKRESLEFDSEIRSDSAALHGLVAAMLAAVPGVRVLRDPTRGGLATTLNEIASQSGVGMTLDEAAIPILPEVEAACELLGLDPLYVANEGKLVAICAADDAARLVGVMRAHPLGTRAQRIGIVTEDPNCFVQMKTKFGGTRMVDWLSGEQLPRIC